A part of Neodiprion pinetum isolate iyNeoPine1 chromosome 4, iyNeoPine1.2, whole genome shotgun sequence genomic DNA contains:
- the LOC138190292 gene encoding uncharacterized protein codes for MKIFVAFLFVHLIAGILCSEATKPKNALHPEVLVESYINMLRALRLYRLDDLGEAVKQAVIDKCKKNGGPKAFDDAKESLLSLQNSIDSLINDTANQVLLVGSESWNAQEQIPRLCDTYMTVLNQTKPALNSVRPCLDEAERASANNAYNMIFVGGDFFCRNNGSNLISFYTARGFECIANLPRRKCSVEMPPRDIPVLTDGVRIAGVPWFYEPSHPSLRECRTLRTIKICTAERLSGCAQPEPANLMNSVFDTTEKAGGCEIKLNAEASSAA; via the exons ATGAAGATTTTCgttgcatttttattcgttcaccTGATTGCTG GAATCTTATGTTCCGAGGCTACTAAACCAAAAAATGCACTACATCCAGAGGTTCTTGTGGAATCGTACATCAACATGCTGAGAGCCCTTCGTTTATACCGTTTGGATGATCTCGGTGAGGCCGTCAAGCAAGCCGTAATCGACAAGTGCAAGAAGAATGGTGGACCAAAGGCATTCGACGATGCGAAGGAAAGCCTGCTGAGCCTGCAAAATTCGATAGATTCCCTGATCAACGACACTGCGAATCAGGTTCTGCTTGTCGGCTCAGAATCATGGAACGCGCAGGAACAGATACCGAGACTTTGTGACACGTATATGACTGTCTTGAACCAGACGAAGCCAGCTCTAAATTCAGTCAGACCTTGTCTGGACGAAGCGGAACGCGCGTCTGCCAACAACGCGTACAACATGATATTTGTAGGTGGGGATTTCTTCTGCAGGAACAACGGAAGTAACCTTATTT CATTTTACACGGCTCGTGGATTTGAGTGTATCGCTAACCTTCCTCGGAGAAAATGTTCGGTAGAAATGCCGCCCCGCGATATTCCCGTCCTCACCGACGGCGTGCGGATTGCTGGTGTTCCATGGTTTTACGAACCATCCCACCCAAGCCTGCGCGAATGCAG GACTCTGCGGACAATCAAAATCTGCACGGCCGAAAGATTGAGTGGATGCGCACAACCGGAACCTGCCAATTTGATGAATTCTGTATTTGATACTACTGAAAAAGCAGGAGGCTGTGAAATCAAACTCAATGCCGAAGCATCCTCTGCGGCCTGA
- the LOC124217632 gene encoding 27 kDa hemolymph glycoprotein-like: MKIFVAFLFVHLIAGILCSEATKPKNTRNPEMLAEFYIDMLRALRLYHLNNYDEAVKQAVIDKCKKNGGPKAFDDAKESLLSLQNSIDSLVNDTINQVLLVGVESWNGQEQIPRLCDTYMTVLNSTKLALNSVRPCLDEAEHATANIMYNMRFAAADSVCGNNGSNLISFYTARGFECFVHHYPRNCSVQMPPRNNSIVLTDGARIAGAPWSYEPSYPSLNECKSIRTAKICTLEKLSGCEQPEPASVTTSVYEAIEKATGCENILNAEASSAA; this comes from the exons ATGAAGATTTTCgttgcatttttattcgttcaccTGATTGCTG GAATCCTATGTTCCGAGGCTACTAAACCGAAAAATACACGAAATCCAGAGATGCTTGCAGAATTTTACATCGACATGCTGAGAGCCCTTCGTTTATaccatttgaataattatgatGAGGCCGTCAAGCAAGCCGTAATCGACAAGTGCAAGAAGAATGGTGGACCAAAGGCATTCGACGATGCCAAGGAAAGCCTGCTGAGCCTGCAAAATTCGATAGATTCCTTGGTCAACGACACTATAAATCAGGTTCTGCTTGTCGGCGTAGAATCATGGAACGGGCAGGAACAGATACCGAGACTTTGTGACACGTATATGACTGTGTTAAACTCGACGAAGCTAGCTCTAAATTCAGTCAGACCTTGTCTGGACGAAGCGGAACACGCGACTGCCAACATCATGTACAACATGAGATTTGCAGCTGCGGATTCCGTCTGCGGGAACAACGGAAGTAACCTTATTT CATTTTACACGGCTCGTGGATTTGAGTGTTTCGTTCACCATTATCCCAGAAACTGTTCGGTACAAATGCCGCCCCGCAATAATTCCATCGTCCTCACTGACGGCGCACGGATTGCTGGTGCTCCATGGTCTTATGAACCATCCTACCCAAGCCTGAACGAATGCAA GAGTATTCGGACGGCCAAAATCTGCACGCTCGAAAAATTGAGTGGATGCGAACAACCGGAACCTGCCAGTGTGACGACTTCTGTATATGAAGCTATCGAAAAAGCAACAGGCTGTGAAAACATACTCAATGCCGAAGCATCCTCTGCGGCCTGA